A single Xenopus laevis strain J_2021 chromosome 3S, Xenopus_laevis_v10.1, whole genome shotgun sequence DNA region contains:
- the ube2n.S gene encoding ubiquitin conjugating enzyme E2 N S homeolog (The RefSeq protein has 1 substitution compared to this genomic sequence), with the protein MAGLPRRIIKETQRLLAEPVPGIKAEPDENNARFFHVAIAGPQDSPFEGGSFKLELFLPEEYPMAAPKVRFMTKIYHPNVDKLGRICLDILKDKWSPALQIRTVLLSIQALLSAPNPDDPLANDVAEQWKTNEAQAIETARAWTRLYALNNM; encoded by the exons gaaacccagcgtTTACTGGCAGAGCCGGTCCCGGGGATTAAGGCTGAGCCAGATGAAAACAATGCTCGCTATTTCCACGTGGCTATCGCTGGTCCACAGGATTCACCTTTTGAGGGAGGGTCATTTAAACTTGAATTATTTCTTCCGGAAGAATACCCAATGGCAGCTCCTAAAGTACGATTCATGACCAAAATCTATCACCCTAATGTAGACAAGTTGGGAAGAATATGTCTAGATATTTTGAAag ATAAATGGTCGCCAGCTCTGCAGATTCGTACGGTGCTCCTATCAATTCAGGCTTTGTTAAGTGCTCCCAACCCAGATGACCCTTTAGCCAACGATGTAGCCGAGCAGTGGAAGACAAATGAAGCCCAAGCCATAGAAACAG CCAGAGCATGGACTAGGCTATATGCTTTGAATAATATGTAA